A stretch of Saccharothrix texasensis DNA encodes these proteins:
- a CDS encoding amidohydrolase family protein has product MDHLLPCVASLRLVDHHCHGVLDADLDRDGFESNLTEAGSASPLGTSLFDSSLGLAVRRWCAPLLDLPVLAPADEYVARRRSLGAAEVNRALVSAAEISAFLVDDGVWPEDFVSPSAFTGSREHRVLRLERVAEDVVAEGASVFPTRVRAVLDSTPAVAAKSVAAYRVGLALDPAPPADAEVVAAADRWLRSGSTRCADEVISRFLVWEALDRGLPVQFHVGYGDADLSLHECDPSLLTDLLRATAPLGVPVMLLHNYPFHRTAGYLAQVFPHVFVDLGLATHSVAHRASRVLAEALEIVPFGKFLFSTDAYALAELYYLGALSFRRALSDFLSAGLREHAFALADAERIARLIGWENAQRVYRLE; this is encoded by the coding sequence GTGGACCATCTGCTGCCGTGCGTGGCGTCGTTGCGCCTCGTGGACCACCACTGCCACGGGGTGCTCGACGCCGACCTCGACCGGGACGGCTTCGAGTCGAACCTGACCGAGGCCGGGTCCGCGTCGCCGCTGGGCACGTCGCTGTTCGACTCGTCGTTGGGCCTGGCGGTGCGGCGCTGGTGTGCGCCTTTGCTGGACCTGCCGGTCCTCGCGCCCGCCGACGAGTACGTGGCGCGGCGGCGGTCGCTGGGCGCGGCGGAGGTGAACCGGGCGCTGGTGTCGGCGGCGGAGATCTCGGCGTTCCTGGTGGACGACGGGGTGTGGCCGGAGGACTTCGTGAGCCCCTCCGCGTTCACCGGTTCGCGTGAACATCGCGTGCTGCGGCTGGAGCGGGTCGCGGAGGACGTCGTGGCCGAGGGGGCCTCGGTGTTCCCGACGCGGGTGCGGGCGGTGCTGGACTCGACGCCGGCGGTCGCGGCGAAGTCGGTCGCGGCCTACCGGGTGGGGCTGGCCCTGGACCCGGCCCCGCCGGCGGACGCCGAGGTGGTGGCGGCGGCCGACCGCTGGCTGAGGTCCGGCTCGACCCGGTGCGCGGACGAGGTGATCAGCCGGTTCCTCGTGTGGGAGGCGCTGGACCGCGGCCTGCCCGTGCAGTTCCACGTCGGCTACGGGGACGCGGACCTGTCGCTGCACGAGTGCGACCCGTCGCTGCTCACCGACCTGCTGCGAGCCACCGCGCCGCTCGGCGTGCCGGTCATGCTGCTGCACAACTACCCGTTCCACCGCACCGCCGGTTACCTGGCGCAGGTGTTCCCGCACGTGTTCGTGGACCTGGGGCTGGCCACGCACTCGGTGGCGCACCGGGCGAGCCGGGTGCTGGCGGAGGCGCTGGAGATCGTGCCGTTCGGCAAGTTCCTGTTCTCCACCGACGCGTACGCGCTGGCCGAGCTGTACTACCTGGGCGCGTTGTCGTTCCGCCGCGCGTTGTCGGACTTCCTGTCGGCCGGGCTGAGGGAGCATGCTTTCGCCTTGGCGGACGCGGAGCGGATCGCTCGCCTGATCGGGTGGGAGAACGCGCAGCGGGTCTACCGCCTGGAGTAG
- a CDS encoding DNA polymerase IV, producing the protein MGRSANLPRGLVDRFLARGDVWPDDTGCSMLHVDMDAFYASVEIRDRPELARKPVVVGGTANRGVVASANYIAREFGVRSAMPTSHARRLAPHAVFVPPNFARYQEISRGVMAIFRDITPLVEPLSLDEAFLDVSGALKRLRLGPAQIAKLIREQVQEAHGITCSVGVAPTKFLAKLASGMCKPDGFMVVPRDEVLSFLHPLPVSALWGVGKRTAENLDRVGLETVADVAATPLPRLRRLIGVALAEHLHALAQGHDDRPVVPSTREKSIGAEETFEVDHFDRELLRRELLRLSERSAATLRARGLRGRTVSIKVRFADFTTITRSKTLRVATDVTQEVYRTASTLLDEQVPPGAVRLIGVRIEQLVEGDDGEQLMFDAPERGWREAEQAADQARSRFGTAAIRPASLLSQGPTRSGHDEPKPDRGD; encoded by the coding sequence GTGGGCCGCAGCGCGAACCTGCCGCGCGGTCTGGTCGATCGCTTCCTCGCCCGCGGCGACGTCTGGCCGGACGACACCGGCTGCTCGATGCTGCACGTGGACATGGACGCCTTCTACGCGTCGGTCGAGATCCGCGACCGGCCGGAGCTGGCGCGCAAACCGGTGGTCGTGGGCGGCACCGCGAACCGCGGCGTGGTCGCGTCGGCCAACTACATCGCCCGCGAGTTCGGCGTGCGCTCCGCCATGCCCACCTCGCACGCGCGCCGCCTCGCGCCGCACGCGGTGTTCGTGCCGCCGAACTTCGCCCGGTACCAGGAAATCTCGCGCGGGGTGATGGCGATCTTCCGCGACATCACGCCGCTGGTCGAGCCGTTGAGCCTGGACGAGGCGTTCCTCGACGTGAGCGGGGCGCTGAAGCGGCTGCGCCTGGGCCCGGCGCAGATCGCGAAGCTGATCCGCGAGCAGGTGCAGGAGGCGCACGGGATCACCTGCTCGGTGGGCGTGGCGCCGACGAAGTTCCTGGCCAAGCTCGCGTCCGGGATGTGCAAACCGGACGGTTTCATGGTCGTGCCGCGCGACGAGGTGCTGTCCTTCCTGCACCCGCTGCCGGTGTCGGCGCTGTGGGGCGTGGGCAAGCGGACGGCCGAGAACCTGGACCGGGTGGGGCTGGAGACGGTGGCGGACGTGGCCGCGACGCCGTTGCCGCGCCTGCGCAGGCTGATCGGCGTGGCGCTGGCCGAGCACCTGCACGCGTTGGCGCAGGGGCACGACGACCGGCCGGTGGTGCCGTCCACGCGGGAGAAGTCGATCGGCGCGGAGGAGACCTTCGAGGTCGACCACTTCGACCGGGAGCTGCTGCGCCGTGAGCTGCTGCGGCTCTCGGAGCGCTCGGCGGCGACGTTGCGGGCGCGGGGGCTGCGCGGGCGCACGGTGTCGATCAAGGTGCGGTTCGCCGACTTCACCACGATCACCCGCTCCAAGACGTTGCGGGTGGCCACGGACGTGACCCAGGAGGTCTACAGGACGGCGTCGACCCTGCTGGACGAGCAGGTGCCGCCGGGCGCGGTGCGGCTGATCGGGGTGCGGATCGAGCAGCTGGTCGAGGGCGACGACGGCGAGCAGCTGATGTTCGACGCGCCGGAGCGCGGCTGGCGCGAGGCGGAGCAGGCGGCCGACCAGGCGCGGTCGAGGTTCGGCACGGCGGCGATCCGCCCGGCCTCGCTGCTGAGCCAGGGGCCGACCAGGTCGGGCCACGACGAGCCCAAACCGGACCGCGGGGACTGA
- a CDS encoding Crp/Fnr family transcriptional regulator, whose protein sequence is MDRFWGLLSPSEHEVLMATGVERDYPPGSVICHEGEVTRHVLVVRRGLLRVTATTANGSEKVLAVRGAGDIVGERSAVDGRPRSATVRALGEVRALVLSAGSFAGLCQRHPRIAWSVLIVVVSRQRDTDRQRVQISGTATQRVAAVLIDMALERGIADQGAIALSQEDLAGIAGTSRESLVRVLRGLREEGIISTGRRKIDIHRVSRLYDFTN, encoded by the coding sequence GTGGATCGGTTCTGGGGTCTGCTCTCGCCCTCCGAGCACGAGGTGCTCATGGCGACGGGTGTCGAGCGCGACTACCCGCCCGGCTCGGTGATCTGCCACGAGGGCGAGGTGACGCGGCACGTGCTGGTCGTGCGCCGAGGTCTGCTGCGGGTGACCGCGACCACGGCGAACGGCAGCGAGAAGGTGCTGGCCGTGCGCGGCGCGGGCGACATCGTCGGTGAGCGCTCGGCGGTCGACGGCCGGCCGCGTTCGGCGACCGTGCGGGCCCTGGGCGAGGTGCGGGCGCTGGTGCTGTCGGCCGGCTCGTTCGCCGGCCTGTGCCAGCGGCACCCGCGCATCGCGTGGTCCGTGCTGATCGTCGTCGTGTCGCGGCAACGGGACACCGACCGCCAGCGCGTGCAGATCAGCGGCACGGCCACGCAGCGCGTCGCCGCCGTGCTCATCGACATGGCGTTGGAGCGGGGGATCGCCGACCAGGGCGCGATCGCGTTGAGCCAGGAGGACCTCGCGGGCATCGCGGGCACGTCACGGGAATCGCTCGTGCGGGTGCTGCGCGGACTGCGCGAGGAGGGCATCATCAGCACCGGGCGGCGAAAGATCGACATCCACCGGGTGAGCAGGCTCTACGACTTCACCAACTGA
- a CDS encoding DUF3040 domain-containing protein, producing the protein MPLSEHEQRLLDQIERALYAEDPKFASTVRGAKLRKPSRRRRIQGIALFAVGVALLVTGVMLPKLAGIPVVSVVGFLLMFFGVLLTVTTLRRGDQGAEEPSEEGSRPSRSSFSQKMEERFRRRFEDE; encoded by the coding sequence ATGCCACTCTCCGAGCACGAGCAGCGACTGCTCGACCAGATCGAGCGCGCGCTCTACGCCGAGGACCCGAAGTTCGCATCCACTGTGCGCGGTGCCAAGCTGCGCAAGCCGTCCCGACGGCGTCGCATCCAAGGCATCGCGTTGTTCGCCGTGGGTGTGGCACTGCTGGTGACGGGTGTGATGTTGCCGAAGCTCGCTGGTATCCCGGTGGTGAGCGTGGTCGGCTTCCTGCTGATGTTCTTCGGCGTACTGCTCACCGTGACGACGTTGCGTCGTGGTGACCAGGGTGCCGAAGAGCCCAGCGAAGAGGGAAGCCGGCCCAGCCGCAGCTCGTTCTCACAGAAGATGGAAGAACGTTTCCGTCGCCGTTTCGAGGACGAGTAG
- a CDS encoding transglutaminaseTgpA domain-containing protein, with protein MTGRTSAVGNDNWVVNATPAVAGLATLCAATALSSVLDGVLWLVYLAVAIAVVGGTGVLLRATRVPAPVVALGQLLALTCLLVTIFTRSGVLVVLPGPQSLQDLLSVLADSMAEVQTGVPPVPDSPAMRCLVMVAIGLVAILVDTLAVGLGAPAASGLVLLCVFAVPASLADEMLPLWTFVFGAGAFALLLAVDGQHRHEAWRGRLPHRGQSGSGPAATAVAGMAVVVALLAGLSLTVVGTVGRLPGTGEEIGGGNGGLGIDPMTQLRGMLNQGAPRELFRVRNMPGTSAYLRAMTLRQYVPDKGWELGGNMPEGVPANGPLPWQPGDPGGGEVSDIRIEPVNWVDNWLPVYGRPREARAVDDNWRFDPERGMIYSVRPRKSGEYTLETVFDTPSADTLRKVGRQADVDPAYLEAPGVEGRVAELARRIVSGNDNQFDQATALYRYFTDGTQGFEYTTQTSTANTSVDALEDFVFNGKKGYCEQYASAMAIMARSVGMASRVALGFTAGYATGDVQTITSQDAHAWVEIYFAGYGWMTFDPTPLSDGRGVTPPYISGLDADDEEDDPSASATTTTTTTVAPGTSASASAVPDALGQDGTSSADESTPTWHLVTLGVVALLALLATLAVRFGGARLARPVWLRPAAVVTAVAGWAIVSALALALLSWWLAVLLLLALAVATPAAVRTWRRQQRLRAVAGLGPDAASAAWQELVAESVDRGTRVPRTETVRVAARRLVRVHNLDEQGRDGLRAVVGAVERSWYSAQSAADPSLPGAVDNVRQSLNRNAPLALKAKVLPRSVLQPKPPVEQDPDE; from the coding sequence GTGACCGGCAGGACCAGTGCGGTGGGCAACGACAACTGGGTGGTCAACGCGACACCGGCGGTGGCCGGCCTGGCCACGCTGTGCGCGGCGACGGCGTTGTCGAGCGTGCTCGACGGCGTGCTGTGGCTGGTGTACCTGGCCGTGGCGATCGCGGTGGTCGGCGGCACGGGCGTGCTGCTGCGCGCGACGCGGGTGCCCGCGCCGGTGGTCGCCCTCGGGCAGCTGCTCGCGTTGACGTGCCTGCTGGTGACGATCTTCACCCGCAGCGGTGTGCTCGTCGTGCTGCCCGGTCCGCAGTCGTTGCAGGACCTGCTGTCGGTGCTCGCCGACTCGATGGCCGAGGTGCAGACCGGTGTGCCGCCGGTGCCGGACAGCCCGGCCATGCGGTGCCTGGTGATGGTGGCGATCGGCCTGGTCGCGATCCTGGTGGACACCCTGGCGGTCGGCTTGGGGGCGCCCGCCGCGTCGGGGCTGGTGCTGCTGTGCGTGTTCGCGGTGCCCGCGTCGCTGGCCGACGAGATGCTGCCGCTGTGGACGTTCGTGTTCGGCGCGGGGGCGTTCGCGCTGCTGCTGGCCGTGGACGGGCAGCACCGGCACGAGGCTTGGCGCGGCCGGTTGCCCCACCGCGGGCAGAGCGGGTCGGGACCGGCGGCGACGGCGGTGGCCGGGATGGCCGTGGTCGTCGCGCTGCTGGCGGGCCTGAGCCTGACCGTGGTCGGCACGGTCGGTCGGCTCCCCGGCACCGGCGAGGAGATCGGCGGCGGCAACGGCGGGCTCGGCATCGACCCGATGACGCAGCTGCGGGGCATGCTCAACCAGGGCGCGCCGCGCGAGCTGTTCCGGGTGCGCAACATGCCGGGCACCTCGGCGTACCTGCGGGCGATGACGTTGCGCCAGTACGTGCCGGACAAGGGCTGGGAGCTGGGCGGGAACATGCCCGAGGGCGTGCCCGCGAACGGCCCGCTGCCCTGGCAGCCCGGCGACCCCGGCGGCGGCGAGGTCTCCGACATCCGGATCGAGCCGGTGAACTGGGTGGACAACTGGCTGCCGGTGTACGGCCGGCCGCGCGAGGCGCGGGCGGTCGACGACAACTGGAGGTTCGACCCGGAGCGCGGGATGATCTACAGCGTCCGACCGCGCAAGTCCGGTGAGTACACGCTGGAGACGGTGTTCGACACGCCGTCGGCGGACACCCTGCGCAAGGTCGGCCGGCAGGCCGACGTCGACCCGGCCTACCTGGAGGCGCCGGGCGTCGAGGGCCGGGTGGCGGAGCTGGCGCGGCGGATCGTGTCCGGGAACGACAACCAGTTCGACCAGGCGACGGCGTTGTACCGGTACTTCACCGACGGCACGCAGGGCTTCGAGTACACGACGCAGACCTCGACCGCGAACACGTCGGTCGACGCGCTGGAAGACTTCGTGTTCAACGGCAAGAAGGGGTACTGCGAGCAGTACGCGTCGGCGATGGCGATCATGGCGCGGTCGGTCGGCATGGCGTCGCGGGTGGCGCTCGGCTTCACCGCCGGCTACGCCACCGGCGACGTGCAGACCATCACGTCGCAGGACGCGCACGCGTGGGTCGAGATCTACTTCGCCGGCTACGGCTGGATGACCTTCGACCCGACGCCGCTGTCGGACGGCCGCGGCGTGACCCCGCCCTACATCTCCGGGTTGGACGCCGACGACGAGGAGGACGACCCCAGCGCGAGCGCCACGACGACCACGACCACCACGGTGGCTCCGGGCACGTCGGCGTCCGCGTCGGCCGTGCCGGACGCGTTGGGGCAGGACGGGACGTCCTCGGCGGACGAGTCCACGCCCACGTGGCACCTGGTGACGCTCGGGGTGGTCGCGCTGCTCGCGCTGCTCGCGACGTTGGCCGTGCGGTTCGGCGGTGCGCGACTGGCCCGGCCGGTGTGGCTGCGGCCGGCGGCGGTGGTGACGGCCGTGGCTGGCTGGGCGATCGTGTCGGCGTTGGCGTTGGCGCTGCTGTCGTGGTGGTTGGCGGTGCTGCTGCTGCTGGCGTTGGCGGTGGCCACACCGGCGGCCGTGCGGACCTGGCGGCGGCAGCAGCGGTTGCGCGCGGTGGCCGGGTTGGGGCCGGACGCGGCGAGCGCCGCGTGGCAGGAGCTGGTCGCCGAGTCCGTGGACCGGGGGACGCGGGTGCCGCGCACGGAGACCGTGCGGGTCGCGGCGCGGCGGCTGGTGCGGGTGCACAACCTCGATGAGCAGGGGCGGGACGGGCTGCGTGCGGTCGTGGGCGCGGTGGAGCGGTCCTGGTACAGCGCGCAGTCGGCCGCGGACCCGTCGTTGCCCGGGGCGGTGGACAACGTGCGCCAGAGCCTGAACCGCAACGCGCCGTTGGCGCTGAAGGCCAAGGTCCTGCCGCGTTCGGTGCTCCAGCCGAAGCCTCCGGTGGAGCAGGACCCGGACGAGTGA
- a CDS encoding DUF58 domain-containing protein yields the protein MRGALSGLTTRGRCLLAAGFAAGLCAIVLNERDLLRVAAFVVALPLLAAWLAQRARVGLHATRLLHPSRVQVGSATDVRVELRSAGRLPTGGLLLEDAVPYALGARPRFVVERLPRNTVTVLRYPLKPVMRGVQQVGPLMARITDPFGLAEFDREMAGRSRLVVVPRVVGLAGLPSGSGMGSGDDGSIRLRAGQGEDDAVVRPYRHGDDLRKVHWRSTARRDELMVRVEERPWRGGTTVLLDHRLAAHRGSGPGASLEWAVSLAASICLHLHRYGHQVRLVGDDGRVLAGGPGNSGYSDAVVLDALAALAPSHRREPATGVDPGAGQEVIAILGGSTPAVVDALVRNRPRGMRSLAVVMDVRAWASASEDPAPDPADAQRLLSGAGWGVVVARPSTPMGQVWQELCHSAGNRGPVVRTEVG from the coding sequence ATGCGCGGAGCCCTGTCCGGGCTGACCACCCGGGGCCGGTGCCTGCTGGCCGCGGGGTTCGCGGCCGGGTTGTGCGCGATCGTGCTCAACGAGCGCGACCTGCTGCGCGTGGCCGCGTTCGTGGTGGCCCTGCCGCTGCTGGCGGCCTGGCTGGCGCAGCGGGCCAGGGTCGGCCTGCACGCGACCCGGCTGCTGCACCCCAGCCGCGTCCAGGTGGGCTCGGCGACGGACGTGCGGGTGGAGCTGCGCAGCGCCGGACGACTGCCGACCGGCGGGCTGCTGCTGGAGGACGCGGTGCCCTACGCGCTGGGCGCGCGCCCGCGGTTCGTGGTGGAGCGCCTGCCCCGCAACACGGTGACCGTGCTGCGTTACCCGCTCAAGCCGGTGATGCGCGGCGTGCAGCAGGTGGGTCCGCTGATGGCGCGGATCACCGACCCGTTCGGCCTGGCCGAGTTCGACCGGGAGATGGCGGGCCGCAGCAGGCTGGTCGTGGTGCCCCGGGTGGTGGGGCTGGCCGGGCTGCCGAGCGGTTCGGGCATGGGCTCCGGCGACGACGGCTCGATCCGGCTGCGCGCCGGCCAGGGCGAGGACGACGCGGTCGTGCGCCCCTACCGGCACGGCGACGACCTGCGGAAGGTGCACTGGCGCTCGACCGCGCGGCGCGACGAGCTGATGGTGCGGGTCGAGGAACGGCCGTGGCGCGGCGGCACGACGGTGCTGCTGGACCACCGGCTGGCCGCGCACCGGGGCAGCGGTCCCGGCGCGAGCCTGGAGTGGGCGGTCTCGCTGGCCGCGTCCATCTGCCTGCACCTGCACCGGTACGGCCACCAGGTGCGCCTGGTCGGCGACGACGGCCGGGTGCTGGCGGGCGGTCCGGGCAACAGCGGGTACAGCGACGCGGTGGTGCTGGACGCGTTGGCCGCGCTGGCGCCGTCGCACCGCCGTGAGCCCGCCACCGGGGTGGACCCCGGCGCGGGCCAGGAAGTGATCGCGATCCTCGGCGGCAGCACGCCCGCCGTGGTGGACGCGTTGGTCCGCAACCGGCCGCGCGGGATGCGCAGCCTCGCGGTGGTGATGGACGTCCGCGCGTGGGCGTCCGCGTCCGAGGACCCGGCGCCCGACCCGGCCGACGCCCAGCGGCTGCTGAGCGGCGCGGGGTGGGGCGTGGTCGTGGCGCGGCCGTCGACGCCGATGGGCCAGGTCTGGCAGGAGCTGTGCCACAGCGCGGGCAACCGCGGCCCCGTGGTGCGCACGGAGGTGGGCTAG
- a CDS encoding AAA family ATPase: MPEHSYGGSGSPAGNQAGPAAGADNRTPHANHVPVREEALAELHATVARIAANVEKVIVGKPDVVRVALVTLLAEGHLLVEDVPGVGKTSLAKALARSIDCTVSRIQFTPDLLPSDITGVSIYNRQDNDFEFRPGPVFANIVVGDEINRASPKTQSALLECMEEHQVTVDGQTYPLGAPFMVIATQNPIEMEGTYALPEAQRDRFTARVSIGYPDPAAELAMVDEHAGHDPMADLRAVSDAEQVLRLVTVVRRVHLSPEIRRYAVDLVGATRRLPELRLGASPRSTLQLVRAARAQAALAGRDFVVPDDIHAVAVPVLAHRLVLTAEAQAARRSSADLVRNLLQRVPVPQAALDPAGQFLHNVNPNNHR, from the coding sequence CTGCCAGAACACTCCTACGGGGGCAGCGGCTCGCCGGCGGGCAACCAGGCGGGACCCGCCGCCGGAGCCGACAACCGGACCCCGCACGCCAACCACGTGCCGGTCCGGGAGGAAGCGCTCGCGGAGCTGCACGCCACGGTGGCGCGGATCGCCGCCAACGTGGAGAAGGTGATCGTCGGCAAGCCGGACGTCGTCCGCGTCGCGCTGGTCACCCTGCTGGCCGAGGGCCACCTGCTCGTCGAGGACGTGCCGGGCGTCGGCAAGACCTCGCTGGCCAAGGCGCTGGCCCGGTCCATCGACTGCACCGTGAGCCGCATCCAGTTCACGCCCGACCTGCTGCCGAGCGACATCACCGGCGTGTCGATCTACAACCGGCAGGACAACGACTTCGAGTTCCGCCCCGGCCCGGTGTTCGCGAACATCGTGGTGGGCGACGAGATCAACCGGGCCTCGCCGAAGACCCAGTCCGCGCTGCTGGAGTGCATGGAAGAGCACCAGGTCACGGTGGACGGGCAGACCTACCCGCTGGGCGCGCCGTTCATGGTGATCGCCACGCAGAACCCGATCGAGATGGAGGGCACCTACGCCCTGCCCGAGGCGCAGCGCGACCGGTTCACCGCGCGCGTCTCCATCGGCTACCCGGACCCGGCGGCCGAGCTGGCGATGGTCGACGAGCACGCGGGCCACGACCCGATGGCAGACCTGCGCGCGGTGTCCGACGCCGAGCAGGTGCTCCGGCTGGTCACCGTGGTGCGGCGGGTGCACCTCTCGCCGGAGATCCGCCGGTACGCGGTGGACCTGGTCGGCGCCACCCGGCGGCTGCCCGAGCTGCGGCTGGGCGCGTCGCCGCGCTCGACGTTGCAGCTGGTGCGGGCGGCCCGGGCGCAGGCCGCGCTGGCCGGTCGCGACTTCGTGGTGCCCGACGACATCCACGCGGTGGCCGTGCCGGTGCTGGCGCACCGCCTGGTGCTGACCGCGGAGGCGCAGGCGGCCCGCCGGTCGTCGGCCGACCTGGTGCGCAACCTGCTGCAGCGGGTGCCGGTGCCGCAGGCGGCGCTGGACCCGGCCGGGCAGTTCCTGCACAACGTCAACCCGAACAACCACCGCTGA
- the mraZ gene encoding division/cell wall cluster transcriptional repressor MraZ codes for MFLGTHYPRLDDKGRLTLPAKFRDALAGGLMVTKGQDHCLYVFPRAEFEQMARKVADAPFTNEAVRAYQRYLFAGTDEQRPDGQGRVSIAPELRRYAGLTKECVVIGAINRLEIWDAQAWQRYLEEHEDSYATAREEVLPGVF; via the coding sequence GTGTTCCTGGGCACGCACTACCCGAGGCTGGACGACAAGGGCCGACTGACGCTGCCTGCGAAGTTCCGGGACGCGCTAGCGGGGGGTCTCATGGTCACCAAGGGCCAGGACCACTGCCTCTACGTGTTCCCTCGGGCCGAGTTCGAGCAGATGGCGCGCAAGGTGGCGGACGCTCCTTTCACCAACGAGGCGGTCCGCGCCTACCAGCGCTACCTGTTCGCGGGGACGGACGAGCAGCGGCCGGACGGCCAGGGCCGGGTGTCGATCGCACCGGAGCTGCGGCGGTACGCGGGGCTGACCAAGGAGTGCGTGGTCATCGGCGCGATCAACCGCTTGGAGATCTGGGACGCGCAGGCGTGGCAGCGCTACCTCGAAGAACACGAGGACAGCTACGCCACGGCGCGCGAGGAGGTGCTGCCCGGCGTCTTCTAG
- the rsmH gene encoding 16S rRNA (cytosine(1402)-N(4))-methyltransferase RsmH, translating to MVEQARHVPVLLDRVLDLLAPALADRDAVFVDCTLGLGGHSEAVLRAHPRVRLIGLDRDPQAIELSRRRLAPFGDRVEFVQTTYDGIASAVGGAKVDGILMDLGVSSLQLDAEERGFAYSKDAPLDMRMSAGTGTTAADVLNTYSVDDLTRILRDYGEERFARKIAGAVAREREREPFTTSGRLVELLYAVVPAATRRTGGHPAKRTFQALRIEVNEELESLRLALPAALSVLAVGGRIVVESYQSLEDRMVKRAFTALATSTSPQDLPVELPGHGPQLRLVTRGAEQANEQEIEENPRAASVRLRAAERVREAT from the coding sequence ATGGTGGAGCAGGCGCGTCACGTGCCGGTGCTGCTCGATCGCGTCCTCGACCTGCTGGCCCCCGCGTTGGCCGATCGGGACGCCGTGTTCGTCGACTGCACGCTCGGTCTCGGCGGGCACTCCGAAGCGGTGCTGCGAGCGCACCCGCGGGTGCGGCTGATCGGGCTGGACCGCGACCCGCAGGCCATCGAGCTGTCCCGGCGGCGGTTGGCGCCGTTCGGCGACCGCGTGGAGTTCGTGCAGACCACGTACGACGGGATCGCCTCGGCCGTCGGCGGCGCGAAGGTCGACGGGATCCTGATGGACCTCGGGGTGTCCTCGCTGCAACTGGACGCCGAGGAACGCGGGTTCGCCTACTCCAAGGACGCGCCGCTGGACATGCGGATGAGCGCCGGCACCGGGACGACGGCGGCCGACGTGCTGAACACGTACTCGGTGGACGACCTGACCCGGATCCTGCGCGACTACGGCGAGGAGCGGTTCGCCCGCAAGATCGCCGGGGCCGTGGCGCGGGAGCGCGAGCGCGAGCCGTTCACCACCAGCGGCCGGCTGGTCGAGCTGCTGTACGCGGTGGTGCCCGCGGCGACCCGCCGGACGGGCGGCCACCCGGCCAAGCGGACGTTCCAGGCGTTGCGCATCGAGGTGAACGAGGAGCTGGAGTCGCTGCGCCTGGCGCTGCCCGCCGCGCTGTCGGTGCTGGCCGTCGGCGGGCGCATCGTCGTGGAGTCCTACCAGTCCTTGGAGGACCGGATGGTCAAGCGGGCGTTCACCGCGTTGGCCACGTCGACGTCACCGCAGGACCTGCCGGTGGAGCTGCCCGGCCACGGTCCCCAGCTGCGGCTGGTGACCAGGGGCGCGGAGCAGGCGAACGAGCAGGAGATCGAGGAGAACCCGAGGGCCGCCTCCGTGCGGCTGCGAGCGGCGGAACGCGTCCGGGAGGCGACATGA